A genomic region of Ehrlichia japonica contains the following coding sequences:
- a CDS encoding heme exporter protein CcmB — protein sequence MRNSSMLMHELRLLISRKGNLLNAIILFILIVSTALFTMKNTGIEKALPTILWICSISTMHMSMCNLFDSDYANGSLEQVLIQDSMIELVIFFKILSHWICIGIPVSIISMFIDFVILESDIYATLGLGLSLGISLLVISFISAVGDTLVLGKSVGVIIAQILTLPIMIPVLVYFSLVFDGLRNGLYEANLMLLGLIVAGLIPISVIFVSFAIKLAVEYD from the coding sequence ATGCGCAATAGTAGCATGTTAATGCATGAGTTAAGGTTATTAATAAGTAGGAAAGGTAATCTTTTAAATGCAATTATTCTTTTTATATTAATAGTTAGTACAGCATTATTTACTATGAAGAATACTGGAATAGAAAAAGCTCTACCAACTATTTTATGGATTTGTAGTATTTCTACTATGCATATGTCTATGTGTAATTTGTTTGACAGTGATTATGCTAATGGATCTTTAGAACAAGTATTAATACAGGATAGTATGATAGAACTAGTGATATTTTTTAAAATTTTGTCGCATTGGATTTGTATAGGAATACCAGTAAGTATTATTTCCATGTTCATAGATTTTGTAATTTTAGAGAGTGACATATATGCTACTTTAGGTTTAGGTTTATCTTTAGGAATTAGCTTACTAGTAATTAGCTTTATATCAGCCGTAGGTGATACTTTAGTATTGGGAAAAAGTGTTGGTGTGATAATAGCGCAAATTTTGACATTGCCTATTATGATTCCGGTATTAGTATATTTTAGCCTTGTATTTGACGGCTTAAGAAATGGTTTATACGAGGCAAATTTAATGTTACTTGGATTAATTGTTGCTGGGTTAATACCTATTAGTGTGATATTTGTATC
- a CDS encoding TraR/DksA family transcriptional regulator, whose amino-acid sequence MLKKNYNTKFPEDEDDSNYMNHKQLEYFRQKLLKWREILQKESEELAAELLRPQADADLTDMATREHNIVLLLNTRKRNDALIIEINKAIQRIDDGLYGYCEETGEKIGLARLEANPITLYSIEEQERREKQQKLYSNDQENDYSNNFLNDN is encoded by the coding sequence ATGTTGAAAAAAAACTATAATACTAAATTCCCTGAAGATGAAGATGACAGCAATTACATGAATCACAAACAATTAGAATACTTCCGGCAAAAACTGCTTAAATGGCGTGAGATATTACAAAAAGAGTCTGAAGAATTAGCTGCAGAATTATTACGACCACAAGCTGATGCAGATTTAACAGATATGGCAACAAGAGAGCATAATATCGTACTACTCTTAAATACTAGGAAAAGAAATGATGCACTGATAATAGAGATAAATAAAGCTATCCAACGAATAGATGATGGATTATATGGTTATTGTGAAGAAACAGGAGAAAAGATTGGCCTTGCAAGACTTGAAGCAAATCCTATCACATTATACTCTATAGAAGAACAAGAAAGGCGAGAAAAACAACAAAAACTTTATAGTAATGACCAAGAAAATGATTACAGCAATAATTTCTTAAATGATAATTAA
- a CDS encoding complex I NDUFA9 subunit family protein, whose product MSIKRVIMFGGSGFIGRYLVKYFADDGYVIKIFTRYPEKAKQLKLCGNLGQIEVIGGNVVNSEEIVEHIRGCNIVINLLGTLYNVKKSTFYDIHARAAENIAKAAKSCNVKLMIHFSVMGITEIQKSDYAKSKLMGESLVKSAFPDAVIIRPNLVFGPEDKFFNKFAQLSMICPFLPVIGGGRAVFQPIYVDDLARFVFNVIENSVTSKLYNVCGPYTYSFKELLSFILSVTNRKSKLINIPFSIANGLAFFCELRIVSIFLKLITGTTDPMLTRDQIKFIRDMTESHDIYPVDSLKNMGIEFSSVEDIVPKYLQIYKNF is encoded by the coding sequence ATGTCTATAAAGCGTGTCATTATGTTTGGAGGGAGTGGTTTTATAGGTAGATACTTGGTAAAATACTTTGCTGATGATGGATATGTGATTAAAATTTTTACTAGATATCCAGAAAAGGCAAAGCAGTTAAAATTATGTGGAAATTTGGGACAAATAGAAGTTATAGGAGGCAATGTTGTTAACAGTGAAGAGATAGTAGAACATATACGTGGTTGTAATATTGTTATAAATTTACTTGGTACTTTATATAATGTAAAGAAATCTACTTTTTACGATATACATGCTAGAGCGGCAGAAAATATAGCTAAAGCTGCAAAAAGTTGTAATGTAAAGTTAATGATACATTTTTCAGTGATGGGAATTACTGAAATACAAAAATCTGATTATGCAAAAAGTAAATTAATGGGGGAAAGTCTCGTGAAGTCAGCTTTTCCTGACGCAGTGATTATAAGGCCCAATTTAGTTTTTGGTCCAGAAGATAAGTTTTTTAATAAATTTGCACAGTTATCAATGATTTGTCCATTTTTGCCGGTTATAGGGGGTGGGCGTGCCGTTTTCCAACCTATTTATGTTGATGATCTTGCTAGGTTTGTATTTAATGTTATTGAAAATTCAGTTACAAGTAAATTATATAATGTTTGTGGGCCTTATACTTATTCATTTAAAGAGTTATTGAGTTTTATTCTAAGCGTTACAAATAGAAAAAGTAAACTTATTAATATTCCTTTTAGTATAGCAAATGGATTAGCTTTTTTTTGTGAATTGAGAATTGTTTCTATTTTTTTAAAGCTTATTACTGGAACTACAGATCCAATGCTAACAAGAGATCAGATTAAATTTATTAGAGATATGACTGAATCTCATGATATATATCCTGTAGATAGCTTAAAAAATATGGGAATCGAATTTTCATCTGTTGAAGATATAGTTCCTAAATATTTACAGATTTATAAGAATTTTTAA
- a CDS encoding ATP-dependent DNA helicase RecG, with amino-acid sequence MLPGVNNIVGNLLKKLCGGDKIIDLLFHIPQSYVDRRTGLSEDAVGKIVTFIGTVKYHGFIGGRRKSQYKIILNTCIGEISLIFFNYSLKYLRNVLKVGSACVISGTLVRFFGCLQITHPDYIITDIKKFQDISIIEPVYPLIRGLTSKRISKLVKLSVKLLPDFPEWIDEKLLRKNKWDSWKESLIKIHHPDTLETVSLHRVRLAYDELLSHQISIKMVRKFDYQKGISIVSKQIYHNDILNKLPFKLTTGQEEVISEITKSQASENRMVKLLIGDVGSGKTVVALFAILNVIENGGQVAFMVPTEILAEQHYRWMQEILSDIPVNIELLTSKVKRKQNIRKKLQFGECEIVVGTHALFQDSVDFNDLNLIIIDEQQRFGVLQRMRLVRKGGNMADILFMTATPIPRTLEQVVYGDIDCLRLKDKPHNRLPIQTSVVNIERLSEVISKLQLALQEGNKAYWICPYIEDSELVDIAAAEKRFATLKEVFGKEVGLVHSRLSKVEKDEVMVSFYNGNIKLLVATTVIEVGVDVPDATIIIIENAEQFGLSQLHQLRGRVGRSDKSSFCILLHGNILSKIAYKKLCILRKFQDGFYIAEQDLLLRGSGDVLGVKQSGLSNFKFADIYKDQSLISIATKQAEEILNMSKTELDDHLTQLLYMFGYEASVINY; translated from the coding sequence ATGTTACCGGGTGTTAATAATATAGTAGGTAATTTATTAAAAAAGTTATGTGGTGGTGATAAAATTATAGATTTGTTATTTCATATACCACAAAGTTATGTTGACAGAAGAACTGGGTTATCTGAAGATGCTGTGGGTAAAATTGTAACTTTTATTGGTACTGTTAAATACCATGGTTTTATTGGTGGTAGAAGAAAATCCCAGTATAAAATTATACTTAATACATGTATTGGTGAAATATCATTAATTTTTTTTAATTACTCATTAAAGTATTTGAGAAATGTGTTAAAAGTAGGGTCAGCATGTGTAATAAGTGGTACCTTGGTAAGGTTTTTTGGATGTTTGCAGATTACGCATCCAGATTATATTATAACAGATATTAAAAAATTTCAGGACATTAGTATTATAGAACCTGTTTATCCACTAATTAGAGGATTAACTTCTAAAAGAATTTCAAAGTTAGTAAAGCTAAGTGTAAAGTTGTTGCCTGATTTTCCAGAGTGGATAGATGAAAAATTGTTAAGAAAGAATAAGTGGGATAGCTGGAAGGAAAGTTTAATAAAAATACATCATCCAGATACACTTGAAACTGTGTCTTTACATAGGGTAAGATTAGCATATGATGAATTATTGAGTCATCAAATCTCTATAAAAATGGTAAGGAAATTTGATTATCAGAAAGGTATCTCTATTGTAAGTAAGCAGATATACCACAATGATATTTTAAATAAACTACCTTTTAAGTTAACAACAGGGCAGGAAGAAGTAATATCTGAGATTACAAAGAGCCAAGCATCAGAAAATAGGATGGTAAAACTATTGATAGGAGATGTGGGTAGTGGAAAAACAGTAGTAGCTTTATTTGCTATTTTAAATGTTATAGAAAATGGAGGTCAGGTGGCTTTTATGGTTCCTACTGAGATATTAGCAGAGCAACATTATCGTTGGATGCAGGAAATACTGTCTGATATTCCAGTGAATATTGAGTTATTAACAAGCAAGGTAAAAAGGAAACAGAATATTAGAAAAAAATTGCAATTTGGTGAATGTGAAATAGTTGTTGGAACTCATGCTTTGTTTCAAGATAGTGTTGATTTTAACGATCTTAACTTAATTATCATTGATGAACAGCAGAGATTTGGAGTCTTACAAAGAATGAGGCTAGTTCGTAAGGGGGGTAATATGGCTGATATTCTTTTTATGACAGCTACGCCTATTCCCAGAACATTAGAACAAGTAGTGTATGGAGATATAGATTGTTTAAGGCTTAAAGATAAGCCTCATAATCGATTGCCTATACAAACTAGTGTTGTAAACATTGAAAGATTATCTGAAGTTATATCAAAATTGCAACTGGCTTTACAAGAAGGTAATAAGGCATATTGGATTTGCCCTTATATTGAAGATTCAGAATTAGTAGATATTGCAGCAGCTGAAAAACGTTTTGCTACTTTAAAAGAAGTGTTTGGCAAGGAAGTAGGTTTGGTACATAGTCGTTTATCTAAAGTTGAAAAAGATGAAGTTATGGTCTCTTTTTATAATGGGAATATTAAGTTGTTGGTTGCAACTACTGTAATAGAAGTAGGAGTTGATGTGCCTGATGCTACTATAATTATTATAGAGAATGCCGAACAATTCGGTCTATCACAGCTTCATCAACTACGTGGTAGGGTTGGCCGTAGTGATAAATCTTCATTCTGTATTTTATTGCATGGAAATATACTGAGTAAGATTGCCTATAAAAAGCTGTGTATATTACGTAAATTTCAGGATGGATTTTACATAGCTGAACAAGATTTATTGTTACGTGGTAGTGGAGATGTTTTAGGAGTAAAACAGTCAGGATTATCAAATTTTAAATTTGCAGATATTTATAAAGATCAATCCCTTATTTCTATTGCTACTAAGCAAGCAGAAGAGATTCTTAATATGAGCAAGACAGAATTAGATGATCATTTAACTCAGTTATTGTACATGTTTGGTTATGAGGCTTCTGTTATAAATTATTGA
- a CDS encoding phosphopantothenoylcysteine decarboxylase — protein MKILLVISGSIAAYKSLDLIRKLQENNHTVTGIISKSGERFITPLSIASLSGNPVYTDADFFNVHNSMHHISLTRNSDILLVAPATLDIIAKTAHGIADELATTVLIASNIPIIMVPAMNPVMWSSKANQRNINCLKSDNIIIIEPKEGLAICNEHGLGKMAEIQEIVSFIENLQKTQHTDKK, from the coding sequence ATGAAAATTTTACTAGTAATATCAGGAAGTATAGCAGCATACAAATCTTTAGATCTGATAAGAAAATTACAGGAAAATAATCACACAGTTACTGGCATAATAAGTAAATCTGGAGAAAGGTTTATTACCCCACTATCAATAGCATCATTATCTGGAAATCCTGTATACACCGATGCAGATTTTTTTAACGTTCATAATAGTATGCATCATATATCATTAACAAGAAATTCAGATATTTTACTAGTAGCACCTGCAACACTAGATATAATAGCAAAAACAGCACACGGTATTGCTGACGAGCTAGCTACAACTGTTTTAATTGCTTCAAATATTCCCATTATCATGGTTCCAGCTATGAACCCTGTAATGTGGAGTTCAAAAGCAAATCAACGTAATATTAACTGTTTGAAAAGCGATAATATAATAATTATTGAACCTAAAGAAGGATTAGCAATTTGCAATGAACACGGATTAGGTAAAATGGCTGAAATCCAAGAAATAGTCTCATTTATAGAAAATCTTCAAAAAACTCAACATACAGACAAAAAATAA
- the mnmE gene encoding tRNA uridine-5-carboxymethylaminomethyl(34) synthesis GTPase MnmE: protein MTTIFALCTPWGKSGVAVIRISGKDAAKAFVHFGISNNIKPRTATFTPLYNKNGEVIDEIIVVYFVAPNSFTGEDVIEFHTHGSLAVIKMILAELGKIFIPAGPGEFSLRAFLNNKVDLTKAEAIVDLINSETEMQAKQAIRQMSGALEKLYQNWRQQLIDMLSNIEAYIDFPEEVSSSAMANIGDSLNNLQESLEDHLNDDRKGERLRQGIYVAIVGEPNSGKSTLFNHLAKRDIAIVSEYAGTTRDTLEAHIDVAGYPIIIVDTAGIRDSSDPVEQEGIRRTKLRAEDADFKIVMLPYEKRDVFNSEIMNLIDDKSICILSKADDVTDQKLISVFNFSFVPISIYCNTGIENLLNSIKHKVEKDFHSCSANPFITSERQRTHIQNTLNIIKTIDLKLPIEIISEDLRLSVRELGKVVGVISDEDILDNVFSKFCIGK, encoded by the coding sequence ATGACTACAATTTTTGCGTTATGTACTCCATGGGGGAAGTCTGGAGTAGCTGTGATTAGGATCTCTGGTAAAGATGCTGCGAAAGCATTTGTACATTTTGGAATTAGTAATAATATTAAACCAAGAACTGCAACATTTACTCCTTTATACAATAAGAATGGGGAAGTAATAGATGAAATAATAGTAGTATATTTTGTTGCTCCGAATAGCTTTACTGGAGAAGATGTTATTGAATTTCATACTCATGGTAGTCTTGCTGTTATTAAAATGATATTAGCTGAGCTTGGAAAAATTTTTATTCCTGCTGGGCCAGGCGAGTTTTCTTTGCGTGCTTTTTTAAATAATAAAGTTGATTTGACTAAAGCTGAAGCAATAGTAGATCTTATAAATTCTGAAACAGAGATGCAGGCTAAACAAGCTATAAGGCAAATGTCTGGGGCTTTAGAAAAATTGTACCAAAATTGGCGGCAACAGTTGATTGATATGTTATCTAATATAGAAGCTTATATTGATTTTCCAGAGGAAGTTAGTAGCTCTGCTATGGCTAATATTGGTGATTCATTAAATAATTTGCAGGAGTCTTTAGAAGATCATCTTAATGATGATCGAAAGGGTGAAAGATTACGCCAAGGTATCTATGTTGCAATTGTTGGAGAACCTAATTCTGGAAAATCTACTTTATTTAATCATTTAGCGAAAAGAGATATTGCTATTGTTTCTGAATATGCTGGTACTACTAGGGATACTTTAGAGGCACATATAGATGTAGCTGGATATCCAATTATTATTGTCGATACTGCAGGCATTAGAGATAGTAGTGATCCAGTGGAGCAAGAAGGAATAAGACGTACAAAGTTAAGGGCTGAAGATGCTGATTTTAAAATAGTGATGCTTCCTTACGAGAAACGAGATGTTTTTAATAGTGAGATTATGAATTTAATAGACGATAAATCTATATGCATTTTAAGTAAAGCTGATGATGTTACAGATCAGAAATTAATATCTGTTTTTAATTTTAGTTTTGTTCCAATCTCTATATATTGCAACACTGGAATTGAAAATTTATTGAACTCAATCAAACATAAAGTAGAAAAAGATTTTCACTCTTGTAGTGCTAACCCTTTTATTACCTCTGAAAGGCAAAGAACGCATATTCAAAATACTTTAAATATTATAAAAACTATAGATTTAAAGTTACCTATTGAGATAATTTCAGAGGACTTAAGATTGTCTGTAAGGGAGTTAGGAAAAGTAGTGGGTGTTATTAGTGATGAGGACATATTAGATAATGTATTCAGTAAATTTTGTATAGGAAAATGA